ACCGGATAGAGCGTTGTGTTTCAAATCGAGCCGAGTCAATGACTGCGAGAGAAATGGTGGGACCGATCCGGAGAGGCGGTTGTGGCAGAGAATGACGTTAGACAGTCCCGGTATGGTACCAATAGAGCGAGGAATCTCTCCGGTGAGCTGATTGTAGCTGAGATCAAGGGTTCTGAGATTGCGCAGCTGGCCTAGAGTGGCTGGAATCCCACCTGAGAGGAAGTTCCGGCTAATGGCGAGAAAGCGCATGTCTTTCAACTGGGAGAGAGATTCTGGCAGTGAACCAATTATCCGGCCGGGTACAATAGAGAACTCAGCCAAAGCAGAGAGCTTACCAATAGCAGGGTCCAGGCGACCGGTGAGACCAGGAGAACCAGCTCTTGGATCACCAAGATTAAGAGAGATCACTTTGTCATCCTCACAGTAAACACCAGCAAAGTTACAAGGATCAGAAGTGAAGTCCCAGGAAGCGAAGAAGTTGGAGCCCGGCAAGTCATCTAATGCCTTTCTAATGGATTGCAGAGCCAGGAAATCAACAGGGTCCAAAATTGCATGCACAAAGAACTTGCATTGGAGAaaaaagaaagccaagaaaatgTAAGAAACTACAACTCTAAGATTGTGCTCTGCCATTTGCATGTAGTGAGAAGCTGAGTGAAGCAGAGGGTTATATAAAGGAGGagaaagtgaggttttgagaaGAGAAGAGTGCTTTTCCGTGAGAGAAGTCTACCGATTTCTCGTGGGAGATGGCGTGAAAGCTTTAATGGCGAAACTATCAGCATCAAAAGATTGCAGAAAGAGAGTGGCTTTGAAGAGAAGCTTTAGAATCTTGTTCTTGAATCTTCCCCTCTCAAGGAGTTCGCTTTTTCATTATTTTGGCTTCTGAGATAAGAGAAGACGAACCCACACTCTGCTGCAACTACGATGAGTGTAGtttattaattgtttttttatttctattaatgttgtttttttgtttgtttattgGACTTTGGTTCGGAGGCAAACGGTTGTCCGAGCCTACGTGGAGGGGCTTGTCAACTAGGTTTGGAAACGGTGGTTCGGGCGGGTGTCACGTGACAGCATGGTTAAAAAGGAAGCAAAGCGACCACCAGCAGTGCAGCACACAGGCGAAAGCGCTTTTAGGATAGAGTGAACGAAGGTAGCATGCCATAAATATCACGGGCAGCGAGGTGTTGACACGTACTTAATAAACTATGCACAACATAGCAGCATCCACCGCCAGCAAGGCTGTCGTGAGGGTGAGGGCTGCCAGCTGGCGGTTGTGCATCAAAATACTTTTTGTCTTATGTGGTGGCATGGAATCCATCCCACCttccctatttatttatctatttattttctcttctggtgaaattattaattgattaataaaatcataactgCACAGCtacaatgttttttttttctccaatttttatcattgaaaataaatttaagagttttcaactattattattaaattatttaataatagttaGAACAAAATATTTTGAGTAAACATATTATTTAgcaaaagaaatatatattctGAGGGCgtctttaacattttaaaataagaaagcCTTAATTTGTATTATTTTGGGTTCAGTCACAGTTGAGTTACGTGTTAGAAATTGAAGAATGCAAAGGAATATATGATTGGAAAACAGCACATTTTCCAGAAAAAGAAGGAAGCAAGCAGGACACAGTATTACAGATAGCTTGGAAATCAAATGGGTCCACAATGATAAATTTGCATGGAAATGCCCAACAACCCACTCATCATATACATGTGTGGGCAGACCATTTCCTCCCCTTTTCAACTGCACGCTGCGATCGCTAAAATTAGGCCAACTTTGCTCATTgctttgtatatatatatatgaaagaaGACAACAAATTGAATATAATTAATGGATTATACAATCTCCTTAACTAGGGAGcttatttcattaaatatataatttttaataaattacatataaattttaaataaaatatttaatatatttattattaaactcGTTTTTATAATGAGATGAAGTTTATATTAAACTCACCCTTTGCATGCCCTGTTTGGCTTTATATCCAGGACCAGCAAGCGCTTTTGGTGTCCCATCTTTGTCATCCAGTTCAGCTTGGGTAAATTCGAAAAATTCCATTTGCAAATGAGACCTTTTTTTTCAGCTCATTCTACTGCATGTATTGCATGGTATAAGCAtctaaattggaaaattaataataagattttattttattttatttaaagcaTATTGATATGGAGGTGGCAAGAGGATACATGTAATAAATTCATGTTAACCACAAGCCTAAAGAGGAGTTATTGTGGTATCCAATTGTCACATGCTACTGCCAACTTTATGCAACCATGAATTGTTTACCCCATTCAATGATACTCTGTACTGCAAGAAATAATTGTATATCATTTTGTGATTGTAATATGAGATAGTTAAATGAGTTGGTATGTAGATGCAAATGGGTTGTATGATTTTGCCTCTTTAGTTAAAAGACTGTTT
The sequence above is a segment of the Manihot esculenta cultivar AM560-2 chromosome 5, M.esculenta_v8, whole genome shotgun sequence genome. Coding sequences within it:
- the LOC110614942 gene encoding LRR receptor-like serine/threonine-protein kinase ER1 codes for the protein MQMAEHNLRVVVSYIFLAFFFLQCKFFVHAILDPVDFLALQSIRKALDDLPGSNFFASWDFTSDPCNFAGVYCEDDKVISLNLGDPRAGSPGLTGRLDPAIGKLSALAEFSIVPGRIIGSLPESLSQLKDMRFLAISRNFLSGGIPATLGQLRNLRTLDLSYNQLTGEIPRSIGTIPGLSNVILCHNRLSGSVPPFLSQSLTRLDLKHNALSGSLAPSSLPPSLQYLSLSWNRLSGPVDRLLNRLDQLNYLDLSMNLFSGCIPSRVFTFPITNLQLQRNLFTGPIEPPNEVTIGTVDLSYNRLSGQISPMFSSVQNLYLNNNRFTGQVPGSFVDRLLAASIQILYLQHNYLTGIEINPSAEIPLSSSLCLQYNCMVPPVQTPCPLKAGKQKTRPTEQCGEWKG